From Micrococcus porci, one genomic window encodes:
- a CDS encoding GNAT family N-acetyltransferase yields the protein MTQSIDDTLVGTWFAAWSRSRGYETRIEDGMRSALRKKRSAQRIPGGAGRAAMDIPTTWEHVLVSPDADALAPALASLEEQPDRLVTVFGETDQDLTSAGLHSAVLPERFMSMELDREVQDVEPPLLPEGYEAHVDEPRPGSRRVRFYAAGALSGVPEGEEELAALGWVTFEGETAVFDRIWTSPDHRRRGLGSLVMRHLTSEALGADDELERGLLVASPDGQKLYGHLGWTDLGPVRIWTRADGEAPGAEHTGTMAR from the coding sequence ATGACGCAGAGCATCGACGACACCCTGGTGGGCACGTGGTTCGCCGCGTGGTCCCGCTCCCGAGGCTATGAGACCCGCATCGAGGACGGCATGCGCTCGGCCCTGCGCAAGAAGCGCTCGGCGCAGCGCATCCCCGGCGGCGCCGGCCGCGCCGCGATGGACATCCCCACCACGTGGGAGCACGTCCTCGTCTCCCCCGACGCCGACGCCCTGGCCCCGGCCCTGGCGTCCCTGGAGGAGCAGCCGGACCGCCTGGTCACGGTCTTCGGCGAGACCGACCAGGACCTGACGTCCGCGGGCCTGCACTCGGCCGTGCTGCCCGAGCGGTTCATGTCCATGGAGCTGGACCGCGAGGTCCAGGACGTGGAGCCGCCGCTGCTGCCCGAGGGCTACGAGGCGCACGTGGACGAGCCGCGGCCCGGCTCGCGCCGCGTCCGGTTCTACGCCGCCGGCGCCCTGTCGGGCGTCCCGGAGGGCGAGGAGGAGCTCGCCGCGCTGGGCTGGGTGACGTTCGAGGGCGAGACCGCCGTGTTCGACCGCATCTGGACCTCCCCGGACCACCGCCGCCGCGGCCTGGGCAGCCTGGTCATGCGCCACCTCACCAGCGAGGCGCTCGGGGCGGACGACGAGCTCGAGCGGGGTCTGCTGGTCGCCTCCCCGGACGGGCAGAAGCTCTACGGCCACCTCGGCTGGACCGACCTGGGCCCCGTGCGCATCTGGACCCGCGCCGACGGCGAGGCCCCCGGGGCGGAGCACACCGGCACGATGGCCCGGTGA
- a CDS encoding DUF4244 domain-containing protein: MTHNSTALTETLVPLVGPQRAAALATWAEDETGAQTAEYGILTLAAVGFAGVLAVVLTSPEVRELLVDLVSQALQRG, from the coding sequence ATGACCCACAACTCCACCGCCCTGACCGAGACCCTCGTGCCGCTCGTCGGCCCGCAGCGCGCCGCCGCCCTCGCCACCTGGGCGGAGGACGAGACCGGCGCCCAGACCGCCGAGTACGGCATCCTCACGCTCGCCGCGGTCGGCTTCGCCGGCGTGCTGGCCGTCGTCCTCACCAGCCCCGAGGTGCGCGAGCTGCTCGTGGACCTCGTCTCCCAGGCCCTGCAGCGTGGCTGA
- a CDS encoding TadE family type IV pilus minor pilin has protein sequence MADLPAEAPRPGRLRGARAGASGTVAFRDAERGEGERGAVTAEYAVLLPAAVAVLVAVLLAGVAAVHQVRAQDAAASAARILARGDAESLARDAVGRMAGGDAALEARTAEGWVTVTVTRPGPGPLAAVTLSAEAVAPVQATSPTPPGRTPGITAPTGEAAP, from the coding sequence GTGGCTGACCTCCCCGCGGAGGCCCCCCGGCCCGGGCGCCTCCGCGGCGCCCGGGCCGGGGCGTCGGGGACGGTGGCATTCCGGGACGCCGAGCGCGGGGAGGGGGAGCGCGGCGCCGTGACGGCCGAGTACGCGGTGCTGCTGCCGGCCGCGGTGGCCGTCCTGGTGGCGGTCCTGCTGGCCGGCGTCGCCGCCGTCCACCAGGTCCGTGCCCAGGACGCCGCCGCCTCCGCCGCCCGGATCCTGGCCCGCGGGGACGCCGAGTCCCTCGCCCGGGATGCCGTGGGCCGCATGGCCGGGGGAGACGCCGCCCTCGAGGCCCGCACGGCCGAGGGCTGGGTGACCGTCACGGTCACCCGCCCCGGCCCGGGACCGCTGGCCGCCGTGACCCTCAGCGCCGAGGCCGTCGCGCCCGTGCAGGCGACGTCGCCGACGCCACCGGGGCGGACGCCGGGGATCACCGCCCCCACCGGGGAGGCGGCGCCGTGA
- a CDS encoding DEAD/DEAH box helicase encodes MGRRSLPAQIRHVTTIPARTPRSAPWPAGTPAGLVRAFAARGVQAPWEHQARGTAAALAGRHTVLATGTASGKSLAYQLAVGATLAADPRATVLYLAPTKALAADQLASWRALERDGAAWLRAAPYDGDTAPQDRIWAREHANVLLTNPDMLHVGILPHHERWAVFFRNLAYVVLDESHTYRGVFGSQVGILLRRLRRVVAHYRGERPETVFIGASATSAAPAEHLATLIGAAPGEVEAVTEDASPHGAVHVAFWEPELTDRRGENGAPVRRSATATAADLLTDLALQQVRTLAFIKSRRGAETIAGAAKRQLEEVEAGLGSRIAAYRSGYLPEERRALEEALRSGRLLGMASTPALEMGIDVAGLDAVVVAGWPGTRASFFQQIGRAGRGGQDALAFFVASDDPLDTFVVEHPGAVFDLGVEDTVLDPANPHLLGPQLCAAAAELPLRPEDLPWFGGPERVRELLDVLVEQGLLRRRPAGWFWTHTEHAASLVSLRDDGGGPMDIIDVESGALLGTMDSPQTHYQAHPGAVYVHQDRTFLVEDLDEDAHAVLVQRAWPDFTTQARDVTEIEIVAVHRRLDAAGSSLRWCLGDVQVTTQVISFQRKALLSGEVLGEEPLDLPARDLFTSAVWFQAASEELVAAGLTMDRLPGALHAAEHAMIGMMPLVASNDRWDIGGVSMVLHPDTGVPTVFVYDGRPGGAGFAERGFAQARRWVEATAGAIAACECAEGCPSCVQSPKCGNRNSPLDKAGALTVLRFLAERFDGLIEVPAHLPDVTA; translated from the coding sequence CTGGGACGTCGATCCCTGCCGGCGCAGATCCGCCACGTCACCACGATCCCGGCCCGCACCCCGCGGTCAGCCCCCTGGCCGGCCGGCACTCCCGCCGGGCTGGTGCGGGCCTTCGCCGCTCGCGGCGTGCAGGCCCCCTGGGAGCACCAGGCACGCGGGACGGCCGCGGCGCTGGCCGGGCGGCACACCGTCCTGGCGACGGGCACGGCATCGGGCAAGTCCCTGGCCTATCAGCTCGCCGTGGGCGCCACGCTCGCGGCCGACCCGCGGGCGACCGTCCTGTACCTGGCGCCCACCAAGGCGCTCGCGGCGGACCAGCTGGCCTCCTGGCGTGCCCTGGAGCGGGACGGCGCCGCCTGGCTGCGCGCCGCGCCCTACGACGGCGACACCGCCCCCCAGGACCGGATCTGGGCCCGCGAGCACGCGAACGTGCTGCTGACCAACCCGGACATGCTGCACGTGGGGATCCTGCCCCACCACGAGCGGTGGGCCGTGTTCTTCCGCAACCTCGCCTACGTGGTGCTGGACGAGTCCCACACCTACCGCGGCGTGTTCGGATCGCAGGTGGGGATCCTGCTGCGCCGGCTGCGCCGTGTGGTGGCCCACTATCGGGGTGAGCGGCCGGAGACCGTGTTCATCGGCGCCTCGGCGACCTCCGCGGCCCCGGCCGAGCACCTCGCCACGCTCATCGGCGCCGCCCCCGGGGAGGTGGAGGCCGTGACGGAGGACGCCTCTCCCCACGGTGCGGTGCACGTCGCGTTCTGGGAACCGGAGCTGACGGACCGTCGCGGGGAGAACGGGGCGCCGGTGCGCCGCTCCGCCACCGCCACCGCGGCCGACCTGCTCACGGACCTGGCCCTGCAGCAGGTCCGGACGCTCGCGTTCATCAAGTCCCGGCGCGGCGCGGAGACCATCGCCGGCGCCGCCAAGCGCCAGCTCGAGGAGGTCGAGGCCGGGCTGGGCTCGCGCATCGCGGCCTACCGTTCCGGCTACCTTCCGGAGGAGCGGCGCGCCCTGGAGGAGGCCCTGCGCTCCGGGCGGCTGCTGGGCATGGCCTCCACCCCAGCCCTGGAGATGGGCATCGACGTGGCGGGCCTGGACGCCGTGGTGGTGGCGGGCTGGCCGGGGACCCGCGCGTCGTTCTTCCAGCAGATCGGCCGGGCCGGGCGCGGCGGCCAGGACGCGCTGGCGTTCTTCGTGGCCTCCGACGACCCCCTGGACACGTTCGTGGTGGAGCACCCGGGGGCGGTGTTCGACCTGGGCGTGGAGGACACGGTGCTGGACCCCGCGAACCCGCACCTGCTGGGACCGCAGCTGTGCGCGGCCGCCGCGGAGCTGCCGCTGCGCCCCGAGGACCTGCCCTGGTTCGGCGGCCCGGAGCGGGTGCGGGAGCTGCTGGACGTCCTCGTCGAGCAGGGGCTGCTGCGGCGGCGGCCGGCGGGCTGGTTCTGGACGCACACGGAGCACGCGGCGTCCCTGGTCTCCCTGCGCGACGACGGCGGCGGGCCCATGGACATCATCGACGTCGAGTCGGGCGCGCTGCTGGGCACCATGGACTCCCCGCAGACCCACTACCAGGCGCATCCGGGCGCGGTGTACGTGCATCAGGACCGCACCTTCCTGGTGGAGGACCTCGACGAGGACGCGCACGCGGTGCTCGTGCAGCGGGCGTGGCCGGACTTCACGACGCAGGCCCGGGACGTCACGGAGATCGAGATCGTGGCCGTGCACCGGCGCCTCGACGCCGCCGGGTCCTCCCTGCGCTGGTGCCTGGGCGACGTGCAGGTGACCACGCAGGTGATCTCCTTCCAGCGCAAGGCGCTGCTCTCCGGGGAGGTGCTCGGTGAAGAGCCCTTGGACCTGCCCGCCCGGGACCTGTTCACGTCCGCCGTGTGGTTCCAGGCCGCCTCCGAGGAGCTCGTGGCCGCGGGGCTCACCATGGACCGGCTGCCCGGCGCCCTGCACGCCGCGGAGCACGCGATGATCGGCATGATGCCGCTGGTCGCCTCGAACGACCGCTGGGACATCGGCGGCGTCTCGATGGTGCTGCACCCGGACACCGGGGTGCCCACGGTGTTCGTGTACGACGGGCGCCCGGGCGGGGCCGGGTTCGCCGAGCGCGGCTTCGCCCAGGCTCGCCGCTGGGTGGAGGCCACGGCCGGGGCGATCGCCGCGTGCGAGTGTGCGGAGGGCTGTCCGTCCTGCGTGCAGTCGCCCAAGTGCGGCAACCGGAACAGCCCCCTGGACAAGGCCGGCGCGCTGACCGTCCTGCGGTTCCTGGCCGAGCGCTTCGACGGCCTCATCGAGGTCCCCGCACACCTACCGGACGTCACGGCGTAG